Proteins from one Microcaecilia unicolor chromosome 2, aMicUni1.1, whole genome shotgun sequence genomic window:
- the NPY1R gene encoding neuropeptide Y receptor type 1: MNSSLFSSIENHSVNLNFSETHSRTLPFEEEEECHMPLAMVFTLALAYGAVIILGLSGNLALIIIILKQKEMRNVTNILIVNLSFSDLLVTIMCLPLTLVYTLMDHWVFGEIMCKLNPYVQCVSITVSIFTLVLIAIERHQLIINPRGWRPNNRHACVGISAIWIAAMVSSFPYMIYQVLTDEPFRNVTIETFKGKFVCVERFPLEAIRLSYTTTLLVIQYFGPLCFIFVCYVKIYIRLKRRNNMMDKMRDNKYRSNETKRINIMLISIVVAFAVCWLPLNIFNIVFDWNYEIIATCSHNSLFLICHLTAMISTCVNPIFYGFLNKNFQRDLQFFFNFCDFRSREDDYETIAMSTMQTDVSKTSLKQASPIA, encoded by the exons ATGAATTCTTCATTGTTTTCTTCCATTGAAAACCATTCTGTTAATCTTAACTTTTCAGAGACGCATTCTAGAACTCTACCATTTGAGGAAGAAGAGGAATGCCATATGCCATTGGCCATGGTCTTCACCTTAGCACTTGCCTATGGTGCTGTCATTATTCTTGGCCTCTCTGGAAATCTGGCCTTGATTATCATCATCTTAAAACAAAAGGAGATGCGGAATGTTACCAATATCCTAATTGTTAACCTCTCCTTTTCTGATCTTCTAGTGACGATCATGTGTCTCCCCTTAACTTTGGTTTACACTTTAATGGACCACTGGGTCTTTGGCGAGATAATGTGCAAGCTAAACCCATATGTGCAATGTGTCTCTATAACTGTCTCCATTTTTACTTTGGTTCTCATTGCAATTGAACGCCATCAACTAATAATCAACCCACGAGGTTGGAGACCAAATAATAGACATGCCTGCGTAGGGATTTCTGCCATCTGGATAGCAGCCATGGTTTCTTCATTTCCTTACATGATCTATCAAGTATTAACCGATGAGCCCTTCAGAAATGTAACAATTGAGACTTTCAAAGGGAAATTTGTTTGCGTTGAGAGATTTCCTTTGGAGGCTATCAGACTTTCTTATACCACTACACTTCTTGTGATCCAGTACTTTGGtcctctttgttttatttttgtttgttatgTGAAG atATATATACgattaaaaagaagaaacaacATGATGGACAAAATGAGAGACAATAAATACAGATCAAATGAAACTAAAAGAATCAACATCATGCTTATTTCGATTGTGGTGGCATTTGCGGTCTGTTGGTTGCcacttaacatttttaacattgtGTTTGACTGGAATTATGAGATCATTGCTACATGTAGTCACAATTCACTATTTCTGATTTGCCATCTCACAGCAATGATTTCCACCTGTGTGAATCCTATCTTTTACGGATTCCTCAACAAGAACTTCCAAAGGGATTTgcagtttttctttaatttttgtgATTTTCGATCCAGAGAGGATGATTATGAGACTATAGCTATGTCTACCATGCAAACGGATGTTTCTAAAACATCTTTGAAGCAAGCAAGCCCAATTGCATAA